ACAACAGCGATTAGCATCTACTGAGCCACATTCAGCGAATCTGCTCTGTGGATCTCCTTGGCTGGCAAGAGTATCTGCTAGACATTTCCATGGATTGTGACGATATAAAACATGGTAACATTTAGAATTTAAATACCTGCCTTTGATCCTGTTTGCCAAATTAGCCCAAATGCATGATTTTAACAAGAACGGTGCAGTACATCACAGCCTGTGTGCTAAATGGCTGAGTTCTGTTTGGCTTCTGTGAGGAGAATTAATTCGAGTAGGTCAGAATTCGGCTATTACTTCATGCAAAGCCCTCATTTAAAATGTGGTGGCCTGGCCGAAAACCAAACGACGACATTTCAAAGGGAacgataatttttaaataaaactgtttaTCTTAAGAACGGTAGCTGTAAATGAGAACTGGTGTCCCCCTATTCCCCGCCCAGTGCTGCCCCGTCTTTACCTCTAAAATAATGAAGAACTCATCTCCCGGCTCCCCCTGCACCACAATCTTCTGCCCGTCTTCAAACTGCACTGGTTCCAACGCATCAGCTACCGTGAGACGCTCCCACTTGTCCAGAGATTCTAAAAGGCAGGAATCAAAAGGATTTCTCTGCATTATTTGGTATTGctaaaaaatctcaaaacaaaagGTATAAAGAAGTCAACCAAAATACTCTAGTAGTGACTCTAATCCAACATGGCACCTGTCTTCAACTACCTCTCGTCTCACCAAGATCCTCCTGTTACTTACAGATGACCCTAGAGCTTTCTTTCAGTAGCCAAGTGGCCAGGTTAACCTATACCAACTGCGTCCGATGGTACAGGGATAAGAAAAATGTAACGGTTAAGTATTCCTAAAGAATGCCATCAATGCAAATCGAACCTACAATTACAGGACCCAAAAGTAATAGTTCCAGAGATTCAGAGAAATAATGTATCAATTTAAATCCTCAgtagaatttatttacaaaaccaacaAGAGTAACTAGAAAATAACTTTTGTTCCCAAAGGCCAAACTAACACCCAAGACACTAAACAAATGTAACCATTTCAGAGAAAGGACAAATAAGGGCAAAAAAGTCAATTCACTGTAACAAAGCAATGACTCAAGACTATATTACCTTATAAATCGCCATTTCCCCTCCCAATGAAGAACAGCTTGTAATAATGTCTCTAAGTCCACATAACAAAATATGTAGAAATGCCTCCAATTACCCTACTTTACTCTATATTTCCCCACACTTCTAGCATTTTTTCAGAGAAAGCAAGCTAATGACACCTATTCTTTCTACAGAGGAAATGCATTCTTGGAAATACTCACTTTCCTGAACCAATAAACTCACTGACGGAGCAACAGAGAAACAAGTCCCAGGGGGAACAACTGTGAAAGTCCACACTCAGGAGAACACTTCcagtctttctgtctctccaggAGGAATAAGTAACACTTATTTCTAATTTAGAGGTCTGTCATATACTAGCAAATTAAACGCACTTTAAAATTACTTCTAATTTAGTCACACTTCAACTCTGCATTCCATATGGTTTTtgttaaccattaaaaaaagaaaaagttgataaCTGGAGTAATCTTTATGAAATACAATCAGTTTCCTTAAGCATGACTAACACTTCAATACAACAATTCTCCGTGCAATCTTCCAAAACTTACCTAAAATAGACACTTTACTAAGAAACTCCTCATACATCTTGCGCTTTCTCAGTGTGCTTCcctataaatgaaaaaagaaagtgtaattCACATCACGCTGTGGAGTAAGAAACACTGTTTCAAGTAAATGAACAACAACAGAGAAGTCAAAGCTTGCTACTGCTGCTTGATACATGACTGGTTTCTTCCTGTTGAAGATGGTAAGCCCTCTATTCAGTTCAATCAAAAGCTCTTAGTAACTTGCTCCTAAAAGAAACACCAGGTATATGCCCAAAGAATTCACAAATTAGCGAAGtgtcaaaaaagcaaacaatcagttctcaaaacaaaacaaaacaaagaaacaaaaacccaagtCATATATGTGACTACAGTTGAATATATTTCCAGCCCAGGGTCCTTTTCCACAACCCTGATCCtccacagaaggaaggaaatacaacTGCTACCATAGAAACAACATCCCACCCTGACAAAAAAAAGTGCCGTAACCCCAAACTAAACCAAAATGTCTTATCTGCAAGGTTTGCTAAATACATCTGGGGGACAGAAAGGGGAAACACACAGTTCCTCTATAATAAACATCCCTTACACAGTAAACTGCCTTGGcaatttatatacttataaatatatatgtataatatgtatttatattatttaatatttattatataatatgtatctattacataagtatatatataatagatatacatTATCTCCATCCCCAGTACAGAAAATTTTCTaagtatgtaaatatttattatataatatgtatctattacatatacatatacaagtatataCACAATAGATATACATATCTCCATCCCCCAGTACAGAAAATTTTCTAAGTACATCCAACCGCGTACTGTCAAACAGCCAGACATGTAATACACAAATTTAAGAAAGCCATTTAAGATGACTAATGCCATTTACTGGGACTTAAACACCCAAGCTACTCCATAAATTTGTCAGAAAGTTCTCATAGAGTCTAATTACATCAGCAGAACATTCCAATGGTTTTATTACTTCGTTTATTCCTTTACAGTGAGAGGGGACATGAAACCTGCATCACTGCTAACCTCCTTTCCATTTAGAGAAGCTGATGGCTTCTGAGTGGCCTTCAATAACGTCATGCACTCGGAAGCGGCACCTCTCAGGCCAACTGTAATGTGTAAAGATCAGCTAAGGGGAGATGCACTGACTGACAAATGGAGAGATTCCCAAACATAAGCTGACCACTGCGTATACACCACATTTGTTTCCCATGTTATTTCTGGCCAAAGTTTTGTTCTAAAAGATCACTGTCTCAAACGGTATAATGAATAATGCTAAGTTGGGCTTAATACAAGCATTCaatcattaaaagtaaaaaatattctcatttcaaTGTGGTGATACTATTTAAACATTAGTCACACAGCCTGGATTGTGAGCCACACTCCAAAACGCACGTATCTTACCATGAGGATTCTTCTATAGCTGTCTCGGTCGATACCCCACAGCTTCACATTTGTCTTTGCCTTGACAGTGGCTGCTCTAGGTGTTCCATAAATCAGAGCAAGCTCCCCAaagctccctccttccccaacaCTGGTTGCCCACTCATTGTTGACATAGACCTAAAATACAAAAGCATTGtttttttctacatagacaaaTACGTAAGTATTAAAAACCTGCAAACCTTTTTAAGAGGTCAGAATCctgaactttgttttaaaaaataaaatgtgttacatTTTCGGTATACAACGGAGCAAAACAGCTGACTTCTGACAATGAGTTAAGTAAGTTCAGAGTGTCTGTAATTTACCTAGTTTAATTGTCTGATAAGAAAAAGTCCTCTGTAAGGATGACCAGGGCAAAAAAAGTGAACTAAGCATTAATATTAACCACATGTATTTACagagcactgtgccaggcacggtGCTAGGCAAGCACTTTACCTGCAGGAGGTACCGAGTTTTCTAATAATCTTATGGGAGCAACAAGACTTCCAGAACCAAGAAAGCTGTACACCCAGTCTCCCAGCTCACGACCGGTCTAGACTCTCCCTGACACCTGTCTTAttccacagcacacacacacgccttaACCACTAATCTAGCAAAAGTTCTGAACTGTAGGTCTAGCTGAAGAAATTACCTTTAGAAAGTATCTGTGTCAGTAAAATATTTGGCAAAAGGAATCGAACATACAAGGATGTAATAGCCCTTCAGAAACTCTTACAAGCAATAAATATCAACAAGTTGACTTTTAAGATTATCAACATATTTTTGCAATTATTAAATCTTACATCCATCTCTCCTTGATCAATCACATAGAAGTTATCCCCTTCATCACCTGAAAGCGAGGAGAGTAAAAAAAAGTTAGAAGCATATTAATTAAAGAAGCACAAATCAAAccaaattaatgtaaaataatgaacTTATGTCAGAGAGGTGCTGTGAGAGAAGAGTATATTACAAAGGAACAGAAACTTTCAAGAAAAAAGTCCAGCAATTTATTTTAGAAGTCGTAAAACTGAGTTTTTAGTCATCTCGTGGCAAAGAAtgcctctggaaaaaaaaaaagccacttgtGTGTACAAAGACATTAAACGCTACATCATCtataacaacaaaacaagaaacaactcaaatagtAAGCAACAAATATCAGATTGTCactaaacaagaaaatatatggaTTATGAAGACCCATGAAAATATCGAGagtaaataagaaaggaaaaaagagaggacaCCAAAAGATGAGATCCATGTTACTATATGTGGTCAAAAAAGGTAAGAACCAGTAGAAGGCACAGAACCTTACAAAGAGACGGGCTAGATGATGAAGAATAGAAGTGTTGtgcttattttctactttattttactttgtaagTGGTTAATAAGCAATATAAAGGATATGTGAAATATGTGTGGCTCTGGAATTCCATACAAAGTAAAAATGCATGAATTCCCTTTAACAGTTACCATAAACAAAACTATATCAGATGTTAGGGAAATATTAGTCCCTTAGGCAAAGTGTGCCTTTTAGCTCAgaagattttaattaaaagaaataagaaaacccaGTAGTATAACAGAAGGAAAATCGTGGGCTTAAAGAGGAAAACAACTTCAATAATAACAGTGCATGCCATAAAGCAGCCACCCTTACCCTGCTGAATAACAGTCTCTCCAGCAATAAAGGACACCGGAAACATGGCATCAAAAATATCACTGCAAGGGAGAGAAGGCCTCGCGTTACATTTCATGTGCTGCTTCTGTGGATTTCAAACATTAACCTTAGAATTAAAGCTCCCAGATTTTCAGCCTGGATTGTTATCAGGTGAACAATTACTAAGAGCCTTAAAACTTGCAACAGTGATGAGACTAGTTTGGGACACCAACTGCACTGGAAAAATAGTATAACAAAGTACCTGCACCTACCTTCTCTCATTATCATCAAGATGTGAAAACAGTACATTCTTTTCAATGGCTTTGGCTAAAGCAGCCATTGTCTTATAATCTTTTGGTATAACctaagaaagaacagaaagtcAAAATGACGATTCCATAAACCAAGACCACTTCATGCTTGCAACCTAAATTACAATGAAATGTCAAGCTACATTACGGTATTTAAACAAGGCTGCTTTGagttaaatattttcaacataacACTCTCATGCTGTCTTTGATCCACAAAGTTCTCAACAAATATTGACTCAATAATCCCCTTTGCCTACATCTAGGCCTGTGTTTAAAGGCTAGTATTTGGTTCCTAGTCAACAACTAAAGGAACAAACCAAAATCACCTTGCCCAAGGTGATTAGTGAGGCAAAACTAAGCATTTTCTGACAACTGGTCATTTTCTAAACTGTGATCAGGTACTGTTAGTCTCACAACCTCTTGCAAGCTCAATTCCCTTCCCCCTTCAGGCTAACAGCTTAACTCGAAATGGCAGACTGGCTCTAAGAGCCAACTGAGACAAATGACGCTCGTAGGGTAAAAGGCTGAAAGCCACAACATGAATTACAGGATGTCAAGAAACTGACACCATGATTCAAGAGAAAAAGGAGTACTGCCTGCTCTTCTACTGCAAAACAACAACATGCAaaagaaaacccccaaaactcaCTTATGCACTGTTTCATAATTACTGTTAGTTATTTCCTCTGATGGTATGCTGTTACAGAAACCTGTTCCCCAAGTACCCAGGAACTGTACAGGATGGAGTACGATCCATCCTGTTTGTGTTTTACTACTCAAAACAGTGCACGCATTCATCAGAGAAGACTGGATGGCTACCACGTGGGTCCCAGTGCTCAGATATGAACACTACCTTCCTCACGTAGGATGCAGCATCTTCCTCCGTGTAGACCTCGGCACTGATGGCGCCTCGTCGCCTCCGGCCCTTTACCGCTGGGTTGGGTGGAGGAGGAGAGATTTCATCCTCCCTCGAGTCTGCACGAGCGCTCGCTTTCTGCAGAGTCTGGATCTGTTTTGCCTCCTCCTGAAAAAGATCATAAGTTTATAAAATGAGACCCTTCAGCATGGCATTCTTCAGCTGGTATTCTCATACTCCAATGACGGTCCTTCTCAGTCACTTCAAATCTCTCCCTCTATTACCAAGCTGAAAGTTAAGGGGCAAAGGTCAATtacaaatgggggaaaaaatggagagtCAAGCTTGAAAAGAAATACTCTGGAAAGACTTCACTGTTTCTCAGAGGGTAACAGATGCTGTATTTATTAATGAACAAAAGCCACTGGTACAGGGCACGTAACaggcaaataaaaaattatatactcaTTATGATAATATACCGACAATGATTTGTAATGCACTCAACAGTAATGAACTGCAAAACAAAAGGCTGGGAAATTAGTGTGAGATCCCTGCCCCGCCCAAGAATGCCGTCTAGGAATAATCACTCAGGCACAGCAAAGTGACAGAAGAATGCCTAGATCACTGTGCTACTCCATTCATTCAATATGTATTCTCTGGATCTGCCACGCCAAGTCTACACTAGGCAAGGGGAACATAAAAACCGgtcggagggcttccctggtggtgcagtggttaagaatccgcctgccaatgcaggaaacacaggttcaagccctggtccgggaagatcccacataccgcggagcaactaagcccgcgcgccgcaactactgagcctgtgccctagagccttcgagccacagccactgaagcccgcgtgcctagagcccgtgctccgcgacaacagaagccactgcaatgagaagcccacgcacagcaacgaagacccaacgctgccataaatttatttcaaaaaaaaaaaaaaaacaccaatagGAGAGAGTCCTGAGCCTGTGGAGTTCATATTGTAGCTGGAGTCTCAGGtataaacaaataatgaaatgtGATGGCAACCTAGAATTTAACTAAGATCGGATGTAACAATACTTCTCCTAACAGAGCTGGAAGCATTCTTTATGGTCAGGGTTGACACttgaagttaaaacaaaaaaaagtttacccgcttttaaaaacttattaaacCAATCCGTTTAAAACTGATATCAACTACTTAACGTTCTTATTTTTCAGATCTAGGGCCTTAAAAAGAAATTCCTCGCAGGTCTTCAGTAAAGAATGAGTTATGCCCTGACGtaaaatcagaatgaaaaaaGCCAAGAATGGTGAGCTATTTACATTCTCATTCATCTGACTCaccctccattatttttctaagcCGTctttcaaattctaaatgaactcagcatttactatttctgaaaattttttgataaaaaagaaactaaggacCTGCCTACTTTTTCTCCTGCATGGTACTCAGCTCTGCATTTGGCATCAAGACaaataaaagaacatataaaTGCAGCAAGAAAAGTCTAGAACGATAACAATCAAGGCATTAATAGTGTTTATCTCTATTATAGACtcatgtttgatttttatttttttattttttggagggaggaattggctttatttttctcatttctctagattttctaattttcaattaaaaacacagtaagaaaagcCTATAACAAACACAACtttaatatatttgcatatttagtTACAAATGCACTTACCTGTTGACCAAATAATCCAGTAAGTCTACTGCCAGGAATCTATTCTAAAATATGCGTGTGTGTGAAATGACAAGATATACAAGGTTATTTATTATATCACTGCTTTTAATAGTAAAACACTGGAAACCACCAAAATGGTCGTCAACATGGAGATTAAATAAActagtacatccatacaatggaataccatgcaCATGCTGGATATGAATTTGTAAGTGCCCATATATTATCCCTGGAACACAGTGTCTTCCTGCACTCTAGGAAGACAACGAAGTGGGGAAAAGACTTTTTATTGTCATATCCTTTTGTACCTGCAGAATTTTGAACCATGTGCAAATAtacaaccattttttaaaaaaatacatttttaaagaaaacccaCTTCATTTTCATTCCGGTAATTCCAGTAAACAGGTGAGGTTTTCCCATTCCATATtaacagagaattttaaaactcaagtCTCCCCCAAAGTCTAAAGTTCAAGAgtataaatgaaaacacaaattctACCCCAAAATCTGTCACTGATATTTCACAAAAATTTCACGGAAAGTTTCACAAGTAATATCTCATTTGGAACTGTCTTCTATCTAACTGAATTTTTAAGACAATTTTGAAGTACCAAAAGCATTTTGATTTTAACACTGTTCCATGGGTTTTCATCTTCAATAGCAATCAGCTAGAACCTAATCCTGGTGACTCAGAGCCATCACTGAGATCATCGATTTCTATTACACAGTTTTACGTCCTTTTTCTTGCTGTTCATCCTTCGGTcagtctcctccctcctcagtTCTCTcacttattaaaacaaaaacagacaaaagaaccCCTCCCGGTCCACTTACTGTCAACACATCCTAGAGTATTAAGCTCCGGTGCTGTGCCCACCGCTTACTTAATATGCTTTCAACAATCACTAtttgtcccctccctgcccctgccattCCATGCTTCCCTGTAGGTGAAGTAAACGTCCCCGTCCCACGGACCTGGGGCTGGGTAAGTGGCTTGTTTTGCCACAGCATGTCCTCTTGTAAGATCTGACTCTGGCCCCTGCAGCATCCGATCCCTCTCAGCCTTGGGAGCAGCTCCTTCCACTCAACCCCAGAACAAGACACATGGAGCCAAGAAGAGAAGATGGGCTGAGCCCACAAGAGCTGCACATGACCAAGAAATGAGGACTTCTGtagtaaacaaatgaaatttggGGGTCGTATGGTACAACATAAAGCTACTACCCTGTGTGACCACAGGAAGTTACCTGATTTCTCTTAGTTTTACCTGCTacctctgtaaaatggtgataatcaGCAACCTCACACATCTGAAATAATgagcatgtatgtatgtatgtaacgTGCTCACACggtacctggcacacagaagaCACTCCATGGTCGGAGCTATTAAAATTCCTCTCATCTATCGGACAGGGAGGTTCTAATAAATATGTGCAGAAAAGAGGATTCAAATTACAGGTAACAGTCTGAAATAAAACGCAGAAGCTTTCAATGGAGCTTTTTGGTGCATCTCTTATCGAGCAGTTGAGGGTACCAGAAACATGACCCCTGGTTAACACAGGGAAAGAGATGACAAGAGCGTGACCATATTTTCACACATATAACCTAACACCTAATGCACAGAACAATGACCTCTTGAAAAGTTGAAAACCTAGTTACTTGAAAGTCCAGATATTTACATTCAACCCTGGCTAACGGAATGTATACAAGTGAACAAAGATCCTTGAATTATAAGAAAAAGCGTTAAGCTGTGACTTTTATTAAAAGGCAAAGAAGCCAAcaatcattaaattaaaaaatcccaCGTGCAAAGAAACTACTTTAATCATCATttcttgttttccccttgctCAGTGCTTAAACAGGGCTATGAGAGTACAGGCTCTGAAATGAGCACCACACACGCAACACTCCCTATAAAAAGACACACCCTTCACGTCTCACCAACCTCATCCCCTCATCAGATGGCTT
This sequence is a window from Pseudorca crassidens isolate mPseCra1 chromosome 19, mPseCra1.hap1, whole genome shotgun sequence. Protein-coding genes within it:
- the PRKAR1A gene encoding cAMP-dependent protein kinase type I-alpha regulatory subunit — encoded protein: MASGSTASEEERSLRECELYVQKHNIQALLKDSIVQLCTARPERPMAFLREYFERLEKEEAKQIQTLQKASARADSREDEISPPPPNPAVKGRRRRGAISAEVYTEEDAASYVRKVIPKDYKTMAALAKAIEKNVLFSHLDDNERSDIFDAMFPVSFIAGETVIQQGDEGDNFYVIDQGEMDVYVNNEWATSVGEGGSFGELALIYGTPRAATVKAKTNVKLWGIDRDSYRRILMGSTLRKRKMYEEFLSKVSILESLDKWERLTVADALEPVQFEDGQKIVVQGEPGDEFFIILEGSAAVLQRRSENEEFVEVGRLGPSDYFGEIALLMNRPRAATVAARGPLKCVKLDRPRFERVLGPCSDILKRNIQQYNSFVSLSV